The Nocardioides sp. cx-173 genome segment CACCGGCCCGGCGTTCGACACGGCCTGGGAGCGGCTCGTCCCCCACCTGTCCGGCAGCTACCTCAGCTTCGAGACCGGCACCGGACCCCTCTGGCTGGAGCGGGCCTTCCCACCTGCCCACCTCGCCCGGCTGCGCGACCTCAAGCGTCGCTACGACCCCACCGGCCTGTTCCGCGACAACTTCTTCATCGACCCTGGGGCCGACGCGGTCGAGGGGCCTGCGGCGTGAGGTCCTCTACGCCGGCGGACGAGACCCGAGGGCGGCCTCCACCACGTCGGGGTTCTCGCAGGCGCGGGCGAAGGCCGCGATCCGAGCCCGGATCTCGCGGCCCAGCAGCCACCGGCCGATGCGGTCGGCCAGCGGGCTGAGCCACGAGGGTCGACCCGACCAGGTGTACTTCCACACCGCGCGGGTGCCGGCGACCCCGTCGCGCTCCTCGGGGGTGAAGCGCCAGCCGCCGCCGAAGGTCGCGAAGAACCACGGTCCCTTCTCCATCGTCATGCCGACCGAGGTCGGTGGACGGTAGGAGACGTAGCGGCTGATCATCGTCGGCCCGACCCGCGCCTTGGTCAGCGTGCGGACCCCGGTGCCCGGCCGCTCGGCCTCGATCAGGTGCTGGTGCCGGATGAACGGGTCCCAGCCCAGCCTGACCTCGCCGGTCGTCTGGGAGACGGCGAACGCCGTGTCGGGCGGCACCCCGACCCACGCGTCTGCGGTGACTTGGGGCATAGGCGGCAGCATGTCACGCCCGGGCGCGGGCCGACTTCAAGCGGGCCGACCTGGGCGCCCGGCGACTGGAGGACTGAGGACC includes the following:
- a CDS encoding SRPBCC family protein, whose amino-acid sequence is MPQVTADAWVGVPPDTAFAVSQTTGEVRLGWDPFIRHQHLIEAERPGTGVRTLTKARVGPTMISRYVSYRPPTSVGMTMEKGPWFFATFGGGWRFTPEERDGVAGTRAVWKYTWSGRPSWLSPLADRIGRWLLGREIRARIAAFARACENPDVVEAALGSRPPA